A single window of Rubripirellula lacrimiformis DNA harbors:
- a CDS encoding SLC13 family permease — MVRCSNLHPGHKDQLPAHRWRNAIVKCWIEDDAAFCRQMQRRSFEKLFFLMGAMTIVERVDSHESFSLITDRIQTTNKRSLLWTVGFLTFFMSAILDNLTTTIVMVSLLRKLIHDREDRLRFIGLIVIAANAGGAWTVIGDVTTTMLWIKHKIETVPVMQELFWGSLVCFLVPLVGFSIRMPGQLSLKPPVQKVASDIQPWHRWLFLILGVVALLAVGALSATGWLTSTALWLDHSVQNRDVVAIVIGLVSSVVDNVPLVAAGLEMYQMPTNDPFWMLLAYCAGTGGSCLIIGSAAGVAAMGIETVDFVWYVKHITGWAVVGYFAGAAVVVATLSI, encoded by the coding sequence ATGGTCAGGTGCAGCAATTTGCACCCTGGGCACAAGGACCAATTGCCGGCGCATCGATGGCGCAACGCAATTGTGAAATGCTGGATTGAAGATGACGCAGCGTTTTGCCGGCAAATGCAGAGACGCTCGTTCGAGAAGTTGTTTTTCTTGATGGGGGCGATGACCATCGTTGAACGGGTCGATTCGCATGAATCGTTCTCGCTGATCACTGATCGTATTCAGACGACGAACAAACGAAGTCTGTTGTGGACGGTTGGCTTTTTGACGTTCTTTATGTCTGCAATCCTAGACAACCTGACAACCACGATCGTGATGGTGTCGTTGCTACGCAAACTGATCCACGATCGCGAGGATAGGTTGCGGTTCATCGGGTTGATTGTGATCGCCGCAAACGCGGGCGGTGCCTGGACCGTGATTGGCGACGTGACCACCACCATGCTGTGGATCAAGCACAAGATCGAAACGGTCCCGGTGATGCAAGAACTGTTTTGGGGGAGCTTGGTGTGTTTTCTGGTTCCTCTGGTTGGGTTTTCGATCCGAATGCCGGGACAGCTTTCGCTGAAACCACCGGTTCAGAAAGTCGCTAGCGATATCCAGCCCTGGCACCGTTGGTTGTTCTTGATTCTGGGGGTGGTTGCACTGCTTGCCGTCGGTGCGCTCAGCGCAACCGGGTGGTTGACATCGACCGCACTGTGGTTGGACCACAGCGTTCAGAACCGAGATGTCGTCGCCATCGTCATCGGACTGGTGTCTTCGGTGGTCGACAACGTCCCGCTAGTGGCCGCCGGTCTAGAGATGTATCAGATGCCGACGAACGATCCATTTTGGATGCTATTGGCCTACTGCGCTGGCACCGGGGGCAGCTGTCTGATCATCGGATCTGCCGCCGGAGTCGCAGCGATGGGGATCGAGACGGTCGATTTCGTGTGGTACGTGAAGCACATCACCGGCTGGGCCGTGGTCGGCTACTTCGCGGGTGCCGCTGTGGTAGTCGCGACTCTTTCGATCTGA
- a CDS encoding efflux RND transporter permease subunit, with protein sequence MKSIISWSVKNWQAMNVIMLGVLLLGAYSLSQLRRDFWPDFELYVLNVSVVYPGASPDEIEAGILEKIEEAIRTVDGIEEMTSSAREGVGSVSLELDPDAKQADAQRVLTEVTTLIGQIPSFPELAEKADIRLQTNFVTAIRVAVMGPEGSGPGEGRSDEAVAEAAMALRRVAERVRSEILALPSVSVCDLVGTPDYQIDIEIPEHRLREYNLSLKAVADIVRANNVELPGGTLRGRSQEVLLRGSDKSTLGKGIAEIPLVSQPGGTVLTVGDLGQVRDEFSVDGTINQVNGRPAVSVSVETTSADDLIQVSDEVRQYVLDNKDNLPDGYTMIDMRDRSTSVKNRLDLLAKNAWMGLALVFIVLALFLEMRLAWWVMLGIPVSLLGACIYMYFGGQTLNMTSMFAFLIALGIVVDDAIVVGENVYAHREMGKSYRQAAIDGAYEVMPSVITAIMTTVIAFAPIMYMEGRIKRLTVVLPLCVGAMLVISMFESLTILPAHLSHRRSRFLDALTWLLLPLRPLGWLMQKANHGMSRLLTWTVDAVYTPVLRWSLLNPAIVLSTLAGMLILSVGVVRSGMVPFLLLPKIDFGFITCQVVYPDGTPVSVTDRATQQIEAAIWRVNQRSIDENLTQDPGGFVKAVQRTVGSSGDEIGVSPASHLGGLFVQLNDIGLRTVSSDEIVRMWREEAGRFPGAEAVAYGATPRGPASLPIEIRLMATADNLGQLDAAIDRVKTKLSEYPYVSDIATDTRQGKWEYRIKVRDDAKAMGVSLADVAGTVRASYYGEEVMRLQRGRHEVPLRVRYPREDRNTLISFDDIRIRNGDGMERPLGEVADVSVSRGYSEIRRVNQMRSIGVVADVDEERGNAFNVVADMRASFVPMLAEEFPGVQLEWAGQQEQTDETVNSLTLGFFVVLGAMFLLLTIQFNSSWQAVLILAIIPFGFIGAIIGHIVMNIDLTLFSIFGIVALAGVVVNDSIVLVDFINRRVADGLPIHDAIIDGGRRRFRAVLLTSVTTVAGMLPILLERSKEAQVVSPMATSLAFGLSFSTLVVLVLAPVLYLVFDKFSSTSADDVECH encoded by the coding sequence ATGAAATCGATCATTTCTTGGTCCGTCAAAAACTGGCAAGCGATGAACGTCATCATGCTGGGGGTGTTGCTGCTAGGGGCATACAGCCTTTCGCAGTTGCGTCGCGATTTTTGGCCGGATTTCGAACTGTACGTTCTGAATGTTTCGGTTGTCTATCCAGGCGCCAGTCCAGACGAGATCGAAGCGGGAATTCTGGAGAAGATCGAGGAAGCGATCCGGACGGTGGACGGCATCGAGGAAATGACGTCGTCGGCTCGAGAGGGTGTTGGTTCGGTGTCCTTGGAACTCGATCCCGATGCTAAGCAGGCCGACGCCCAGCGTGTGTTGACCGAGGTGACCACCCTGATCGGCCAGATACCTAGCTTTCCCGAGCTGGCCGAGAAAGCAGACATTCGACTGCAAACCAATTTCGTGACCGCGATTCGTGTCGCCGTGATGGGCCCCGAAGGTTCCGGACCGGGCGAAGGCCGAAGCGACGAAGCGGTCGCCGAAGCAGCGATGGCACTGCGGCGAGTGGCCGAGCGTGTGCGGAGCGAGATCTTGGCGTTGCCGTCGGTTTCGGTCTGTGACCTGGTTGGGACACCGGACTATCAGATCGACATCGAAATTCCGGAACACCGGCTGCGCGAATACAACCTTTCGCTGAAAGCGGTGGCCGACATCGTTCGGGCCAACAATGTCGAACTGCCCGGCGGAACCCTGCGTGGACGGTCTCAGGAAGTGCTGCTGCGTGGCAGCGATAAGAGCACGCTGGGCAAAGGGATTGCCGAGATCCCCTTGGTCAGCCAACCCGGAGGCACGGTGCTTACCGTTGGTGATCTGGGTCAAGTCCGCGACGAGTTTTCGGTCGATGGAACGATCAATCAAGTCAACGGGCGTCCGGCGGTGTCCGTGTCGGTGGAAACGACCAGCGCAGACGACCTGATCCAAGTGTCCGACGAAGTCCGCCAATACGTGCTGGACAACAAGGACAATCTTCCCGACGGTTACACCATGATCGATATGCGGGATCGATCGACGAGCGTCAAGAATCGCTTGGACCTGTTGGCCAAAAATGCCTGGATGGGGCTGGCCCTGGTTTTCATCGTCTTGGCCTTGTTTTTGGAAATGCGGTTGGCGTGGTGGGTGATGCTGGGCATTCCTGTTTCGCTTCTTGGCGCCTGCATCTACATGTACTTCGGCGGTCAGACGCTGAACATGACGTCGATGTTCGCATTCTTGATCGCGCTGGGGATCGTCGTTGATGATGCCATCGTCGTTGGCGAGAACGTGTACGCGCACCGGGAGATGGGGAAAAGCTATCGTCAGGCGGCAATCGATGGTGCCTACGAGGTGATGCCGTCGGTGATCACCGCGATCATGACGACGGTGATCGCGTTCGCGCCGATCATGTACATGGAAGGCCGGATCAAACGGCTGACCGTGGTGCTGCCGTTGTGTGTGGGTGCGATGCTAGTGATTTCGATGTTCGAAAGTTTGACGATTCTGCCTGCCCACCTATCGCACCGACGAAGTCGGTTTTTGGACGCGTTGACGTGGTTGCTGTTGCCGCTGCGTCCGCTGGGCTGGCTGATGCAGAAAGCGAATCACGGCATGAGCCGATTGCTGACCTGGACCGTGGACGCGGTCTACACGCCGGTGCTGCGTTGGTCGTTGCTGAATCCAGCGATCGTTTTGTCGACATTGGCGGGCATGTTGATCTTGTCGGTGGGCGTCGTCCGATCCGGGATGGTGCCGTTCCTGCTGCTGCCCAAAATCGACTTTGGGTTCATCACCTGCCAAGTGGTCTACCCGGATGGGACGCCGGTCTCGGTAACCGATCGGGCCACGCAGCAGATCGAGGCGGCGATTTGGCGGGTCAATCAACGATCGATCGACGAGAATCTAACCCAAGATCCGGGCGGATTTGTGAAGGCGGTTCAGCGGACTGTGGGGTCGTCGGGGGACGAAATTGGGGTCAGCCCGGCCAGCCATCTGGGCGGTCTGTTTGTGCAATTGAACGATATTGGATTGCGGACGGTATCGAGCGACGAAATCGTGCGGATGTGGCGCGAGGAAGCTGGGCGTTTTCCCGGCGCCGAAGCCGTCGCCTATGGGGCGACCCCGCGCGGTCCCGCTTCGTTGCCAATCGAGATTCGATTGATGGCGACGGCTGACAATCTTGGTCAACTGGATGCCGCTATCGATCGCGTTAAAACCAAGCTCAGCGAATACCCCTACGTGTCCGATATCGCAACCGATACTCGGCAAGGCAAATGGGAATATCGAATCAAGGTTCGCGATGATGCCAAAGCGATGGGTGTATCGTTGGCCGACGTCGCCGGCACAGTCCGGGCATCGTACTATGGCGAAGAAGTGATGCGACTGCAGCGTGGTCGGCACGAGGTGCCACTGCGAGTGCGATATCCACGCGAAGATCGCAACACTTTGATCAGTTTCGATGACATTCGCATCCGCAATGGCGATGGCATGGAACGACCATTGGGGGAAGTGGCCGACGTCAGCGTCTCTCGCGGCTACTCGGAAATCAGACGCGTCAACCAAATGCGCAGCATCGGTGTCGTTGCCGACGTCGACGAAGAACGGGGGAACGCGTTCAACGTGGTGGCTGACATGCGTGCCAGTTTTGTACCGATGTTGGCCGAGGAATTTCCCGGCGTTCAACTCGAATGGGCCGGTCAACAAGAACAAACCGACGAAACGGTCAACAGTTTGACGCTTGGTTTTTTCGTCGTCTTAGGAGCGATGTTCTTGCTGCTGACGATTCAGTTCAATTCGTCCTGGCAAGCCGTCCTGATCCTGGCCATCATCCCGTTTGGTTTCATCGGTGCGATCATCGGACACATCGTGATGAACATCGACTTAACGCTGTTCAGTATTTTTGGCATCGTGGCGTTGGCCGGTGTCGTCGTGAACGATTCGATCGTGTTGGTGGATTTTATCAACCGACGTGTGGCCGATGGGTTGCCAATCCATGACGCCATCATTGACGGTGGGCGTCGTCGATTCCGGGCGGTGCTGTTGACATCGGTCACGACCGTGGCCGGGATGCTGCCGATTTTGCTGGAACGATCCAAGGAGGCCCAGGTGGTCTCGCCAATGGCCACCAGTTTGGCGTTCGGGCTATCGTTCAGCACCTTGGTCGTGCTGGTACTCGCTCCCGTGCTTTATCTGGTGTTCGATAAGTTTTCCTCTACAAGTGCCGACGACGTGGAGTGCCATTGA